A segment of the Fusarium oxysporum f. sp. lycopersici 4287 chromosome 4, whole genome shotgun sequence genome:
GGTCACGTCGATACTGGAAAGACGAAGCTCCTGGACAAGGTCCGTCAAACTAACGTCCAAGAGGGTGAAGCTGGTGGTATTACACAACAGATTGGTGCCACGTACTTCCCTGTCGAAGCCATCCGACAAAAGACGGCTGTTGTCAACCCTGACGGCAAGTTCGAGTTCAAGGTCCCcggtcttctcatcatcgatacCCCTGGTCACGAGTCCTTCTCTAACCTCCGATCTCGTGGTTCTTCGCTCTGTAACATTGCCATTTTGGTCGTCGATATCATGCACGGTCTCGAGCCCCAGACACTCGAGTCTATGCGCATGCTGAGAGAGCGCAAGACTCCTTTCATCGTTGccctcaacaagatcgatcGTCTCTACGGCTGGAAGCAGGTTGCCAACAACGGTTTCCAGGACAGTTTAGCTCTCCAGAGCAAGGCTGTCCGCAACGAATTTGAGACCCGTCTCGAAAAGACCAAGATTGCCTTCGCTGAGCAGGGTTTCAACTCTGAGCTCTTCTACGAGAACAAGTCCATGTCAAAGTACGTCTCGCTTGTGCCCACTTCGGCACACACTGGCGAGGGTGTCCCTGATATGTTGAAGCTCATTGTCCAGCTCACTCAAGAGCGTATGGTTGGCTCTCTCATGTATCTCTCTGAGGTCCAGGCCACTGTGCTCGAAGTCAAGGCTATTGAGGGTTTCGGTATGACCATCGATGTCGTCCTGTCTAACGGTATCTTGCGAGAAGGTGACCGAATTGTGCTGTGCGGTACAGAAGGCGCTATCAAGACAAATATCAGAGCACTGCTTACACCAGCGCCCATGAAGGAATTGCGTCTCAAGTCCGCCTATGTCCACAATAAGGAGGTCAAGGCTGCTCTGGGTGTCAAGATCAGCGCCCCTGGTCTCGAGGGTGCCATCGCTGGTTCACGCCTGATGGTTGTCGGTCccgatgacgacgaagacgatattgaggatgaggtcGAGTCCGATCTTGCTGTTCTCTTCAACCGTGTCGAGAAAACTGGTCGCGGTGTCAGCGTCCAAGCGTCGACTCTTGGTTCGCTCGAGGCTCTGCTCGATTTCCTCAAGGACTGCAAGATTCCTGTTGCCAACGTTGGTATCGGTCCCGTTTACAAGCGTGATGTCCTGCAGTGTGGTGTTATGTTGGAGAAGGCACCAGATTATGCCATCATGCTCTGTTTCGATGTCAAGGTTGACAAGGAAGCACAGCAGTATGCAGAGGACAATGGCATCAAGATCTTTACAGCTGATATCATTTATCATCTGTTTGATGCCTTCACTAAGCATATGGACGAGCaactcgagaagaagaaggaagagtcCAAGATGCTTGCTGTCTTCCCCTGTGTCCTGAAGCCCGTCAAGGtcttcaacaagaacgaCCCCATTGTtattggtgttgatgtcaCTGAGGGTCAGCTCAGAATCAACTGTCCTGTCGCCGCTGTCAGGAATAATCCTACAACCGGTGCCAAGGAGATCGTCAAACTGGGCAGAGTGTAAGTCTCTAGATCCTCTCCTCCCACGAGACCCCCTATTAACAGTTTTATAGTACATCAATTGAGCGAGAGCACAAGCAAATTCCTGTGTGTAAGCGAAAGGAACCTTCCGTCGCTATCAAGATCGAGATGGGCGGCAACCAGCCCATGTATGGCCGACAtctggaagaagacgagactCTTTACAGTTTGATCTCTCGAGCCAGTATCGACACCCTCAAGGAAtactacagaaaggaggtCAGCAACGAGGAGTGgcagctcatcatcaagctcaagcccTTATTCGACATTTCATAAGCAGCCAAGATTACAAAAAGTTAAGAACATGGGTGGTGTGAAGCTTCTACCTCAACAACCGCGCCGGGAGCTTGGTTGCATCCTGTCCTGGAGGCGAAACTCGATGTTTCGATAACATGCTGACAGGACATCAGGTTGTAGCCAGCTCCCTTTGTGGGGAGAACAGTACGAGAACTACACTGCATAtcaaaaagaagagaataGGAAAAGAAATTGCATCAACTTGTTTGAAGGAATTGTGTACGGTACTGGTTTGCATTTTCGGGcagcaaaaagaaaagattgAAGAGACGTGAAATTGAAGGGCAAGGGGCACCCTCAAGGCAACGTAGTCGTATAGAGTAGGGCTCTTTACCAACGAGGGCTGAAATGATTTAATCTTATGTTTGCTGATGCTATGTAACCAGTGTGAACTAGATGAACGACACTTGCTATTCAGTCCGGTATGCCCCCGGCATAAGGATTGTCTTCGTGGCAGGCGATCGCTTCCAACTCATCACGATAACACAATTGAATAGTGGCAGAAGAAGCCGAACCAAACTCGAGTGTATGGATCCTAACTACTAACTTAAAAGTGTAAAAAAGTGGTCTAACGTTCGGGTAACATATCCGTCATGATGATCCGGGCCCCTTTCTTCCAATAAAACAAACAAAGCTGTTTGCAACCATATCGCATGTTCTatttctccttctcccaAACCTGGTGCCCTTTCTTTTTTCAACATCCGTAATCTTTTTAGGCGTCATTCATCTCATATCATGCAAGCATCACGCACGCAGAGCCGACCGAGCATGCATCCGCAGTGTCGAGATTCCCTCCATTTATTCATAACTTACTGGGGGTCGGCAGAGCCCTCGGTCTCCTGTTGCGGAGCGTCGGcatccttcatctcctgGTCTGTGTTGGCCTTCTCGGCCTCCGCAGCCTTGCGagcatcctcctcagccttcttcgcAGCCCGTTCGGCCTCGGCTTTCTCCAGAGCGGCTTGTCGTTCAGCCTCGACTTTCTCAAAGTGGCGCTGGACAATGGGACCAGCCATGGCGCGGATCTCGTCAATCTTGGCAACGTACACACCCTTTGTGGTATCATCACCCTCCTCGTACAGCCAATCCTAGAATTGCTATTAGTATGTGAATCTTCGAGCTATCAATGAACATGTGAACATACCTCTGTGGcctcaagcttggccttgatggtctgcttctcctcttcgctGGCAAACTCAGAGTACTGCTCGTCGAGCTTGGCACGGAGGTCGTAGATGTAAGCCTCGAgctcgttcttcttctcctcggtATCGGCGACAAGCTTGTCCTCCATAACCATGGcagcctccttctcgagaaggCTGGCCTTGGTGGAGTCGTCAAGAGAGGCACTGCCTGTGGAGATGGGCAGGTCACCCTTGCGGACCTGCTTCTTCACCTTGCGGGTCTTCTTGGGGGCATCCTTATCGGTCTCCATGGCCTTTTGGGAAACGGATGTTAGCGATCGGGGTTCATAAATCGATTCTTCTAAATGCTCTGGAACAGCGAAAGCGGAACGGGACGAGTcggtttcttcttcatcgtcgagtCGCGGGCGCTTTGCAGGATATGCTCGGCTATCATCTCCAACAGATGcggacgatgaagaggccgAGTCCTGATCATGGACGGGGGGGAAATCATTGGACGCCATATACGGCTCGGACAAACTCACATCGGGGTCTTCGTtaacctcctcctcaacctcctcctcctcgacgTAGTAACCAGTCTCGACGTTCAGGACACCGTGGATGTTGACACGGGCCTTGAGTTTGCAAATCATGAAGTCGTCCTTACCATCGGCCTTGACGTTCTTGACAGAGAAACGGCCGATCCAGGGGTTAGTCTTGCCGGGGAGCAGCTCAGGCTGGGCATATCGGGCCTCGAGATCGAAGGGCTGTTTTCGGTAGAAAGTAAGGATCTTGGTCGAGGGCATGACGTTGCCCTTGTTGAAGACAGTCAGGCTGGTGTCCTCATCAGGAATATCGGGAGCCTTCTCCCAGGCGAACTCGATGGGGTAGCTGATGATGTCCTGGACGGAGAAGTCTCGGACacggaagacaggggagAGAATGGCACAGCTGAAGGCAGAACCACGGGCAAGAGCCTCGTCGGCGTTAAGGGTAAATGAGAGAGGCTTGCCGAAGAACTCCTGGATGCGCTCCTTGAGAGCGGGGACACGAGAGCCGCCACCAACGACCTC
Coding sequences within it:
- a CDS encoding translation initiation factor 5B: MPPKKKGNKKNQQDDWEAELGESIAPPANANGADGDANANDDDDDAGGAGGLMATLRKNKEKRKKKGIVEPEPVPEPEAPAAEEPPAQAPVEANIDDEFALPEKKGKGGKQNKQAAKKPEPAATDDAADGGRILTKAEKEKLKKEREKQRKKEQAAAKKKGGAAPKAAPEVKEKEEAAPVEAAPAPEPAAGGKKKKLPAHLALLQKQQEELKRQREEAAKAEAEAKAQAEEDERLAAEEEKRREEAKAIKKQKERERIEQLKKEGKYLTKAQKEEKARNERKLQQMLAAGIQVGPAGEPSEKKSKPADNRRKKGRAQQKIDEEKALAEAAERARQEAERALKEAEEKAAHEKAEAEAKAAAEKKGAESDVEDDWEAAAASDGDVKDSWDADSDEEAEKANGTSEAKAEAESGDESEEESSDDEAATAAQLAEEKRKREAAERREKAHQAALAARSKDNLRSPICCILGHVDTGKTKLLDKVRQTNVQEGEAGGITQQIGATYFPVEAIRQKTAVVNPDGKFEFKVPGLLIIDTPGHESFSNLRSRGSSLCNIAILVVDIMHGLEPQTLESMRMLRERKTPFIVALNKIDRLYGWKQVANNGFQDSLALQSKAVRNEFETRLEKTKIAFAEQGFNSELFYENKSMSKYVSLVPTSAHTGEGVPDMLKLIVQLTQERMVGSLMYLSEVQATVLEVKAIEGFGMTIDVVLSNGILREGDRIVLCGTEGAIKTNIRALLTPAPMKELRLKSAYVHNKEVKAALGVKISAPGLEGAIAGSRLMVVGPDDDEDDIEDEVESDLAVLFNRVEKTGRGVSVQASTLGSLEALLDFLKDCKIPVANVGIGPVYKRDVLQCGVMLEKAPDYAIMLCFDVKVDKEAQQYAEDNGIKIFTADIIYHLFDAFTKHMDEQLEKKKEESKMLAVFPCVLKPVKVFNKNDPIVIGVDVTEGQLRINCPVAAVRNNPTTGAKEIVKLGRVTSIEREHKQIPVCKRKEPSVAIKIEMGGNQPMYGRHLEEDETLYSLISRASIDTLKEYYRKEVSNEEWQLIIKLKPLFDIS
- a CDS encoding heat shock 70kDa protein 4, which translates into the protein MYLSKIKQTAGAELKLPVQDVCLSVPPWFTDVQRRALIDAAEIAGLRVLRLINDGTAAALGWGITKLDLPAPEEAPRRVCFVDIGHSSYTVSIVEFKKGELAVKATTWDKDFGGRDFDRALVDHLAKEFKGKYKVDIMTHGRALARTIAAAEKTKKILSANQQAPVNIESLMNDIDASAMITRQEFEAMIEPLLARTHLPLEEALAQAKLTKDDIDVIEVVGGGSRVPALKERIQEFFGKPLSFTLNADEALARGSAFSCAILSPVFRVRDFSVQDIISYPIEFAWEKAPDIPDEDTSLTVFNKGNVMPSTKILTFYRKQPFDLEARYAQPELLPGKTNPWIGRFSVKNVKADGKDDFMICKLKARVNIHGVLNVETGYYVEEEEVEEEVNEDPDVSLSEPYMASNDFPPVHDQDSASSSSASVGDDSRAYPAKRPRLDDEEETDSSRSAFAVPEHLEESIYEPRSLTSVSQKAMETDKDAPKKTRKVKKQVRKGDLPISTGSASLDDSTKASLLEKEAAMVMEDKLVADTEEKKNELEAYIYDLRAKLDEQYSEFASEEEKQTIKAKLEATEDWLYEEGDDTTKGVYVAKIDEIRAMAGPIVQRHFEKVEAERQAALEKAEAERAAKKAEEDARKAAEAEKANTDQEMKDADAPQQETEGSADPQ
- a CDS encoding heat shock 70kDa protein 4; this translates as MSVVGIDFGTLKTVIAVARNRGVDVVTNEVSNRATPSLVGFGPKSRYLGEAAKTQEISNLKNTVSSLKRLAGRQFNDPDIQIEQQYVTAPLADCNGQVGAEVNYLGKKEKFTATQLVAMYLSKIKQTAGAELKLPVQDVCLSVPPWFTDVQRRALIDAAEIAGLRVLRLINDGTAAALGWGITKLDLPAPEEAPRRVCFVDIGHSSYTVSIVEFKKGELAVKATTWDKDFGGRDFDRALVDHLAKEFKGKYKVDIMTHGRALARTIAAAEKTKKILSANQQAPVNIESLMNDIDASAMITRQEFEAMIEPLLARTHLPLEEALAQAKLTKDDIDVIEVVGGGSRVPALKERIQEFFGKPLSFTLNADEALARGSAFSCAILSPVFRVRDFSVQDIISYPIEFAWEKAPDIPDEDTSLTVFNKGNVMPSTKILTFYRKQPFDLEARYAQPELLPGKTNPWIGRFSVKNVKADGKDDFMICKLKARVNIHGVLNVETGYYVEEEEVEEEVNEDPDVSLSEPYMASNDFPPVHDQDSASSSSASVGDDSRAYPAKRPRLDDEEETDSSRSAFAVPEHLEESIYEPRSLTSVSQKAMETDKDAPKKTRKVKKQVRKGDLPISTGSASLDDSTKASLLEKEAAMVMEDKLVADTEEKKNELEAYIYDLRAKLDEQYSEFASEEEKQTIKAKLEATEDWLYEEGDDTTKGVYVAKIDEIRAMAGPIVQRHFEKVEAERQAALEKAEAERAAKKAEEDARKAAEAEKANTDQEMKDADAPQQETEGSADPQ
- a CDS encoding heat shock 70kDa protein 4, producing MYLSKIKQTAGAELKLPVQDVCLSVPPWFTDVQRRALIDAAEIAGLRVLRLINDGTAAALGWGITKLDLPAPEEAPRRVCFVDIGHSSYTVSIVEFKKGELAVKATTWDKDFGGRDFDRALVDHLAKEFKGKYKVDIMTHGRALARTIAAAEKTKKILSANQQAPVNIESLMNDIDASAMITRQEFEAMIEPLLARTHLPLEEALAQAKLTKDDIDVIEVVGGGSRVPALKERIQEFFGKPLSFTLNADEALARGSAFSCAILSPVFRVRDFSVQDIISYPIEFAWEKAPDIPDEDTSLTVFNKGNVMPSTKILTFYRKQPFDLEARYAQPELLPGKTNPWIGRFSVKNVKADGKDDFMICKLKARVNIHGVLNVETGYYVEEEEVEEEVNEDPDAMETDKDAPKKTRKVKKQVRKGDLPISTGSASLDDSTKASLLEKEAAMVMEDKLVADTEEKKNELEAYIYDLRAKLDEQYSEFASEEEKQTIKAKLEATEDWLYEEGDDTTKGVYVAKIDEIRAMAGPIVQRHFEKVEAERQAALEKAEAERAAKKAEEDARKAAEAEKANTDQEMKDADAPQQETEGSADPQ
- a CDS encoding heat shock 70kDa protein 4, whose translation is MSVVGIDFGTLKTVIAVARNRGVDVVTNEVSNRATPSLVGFGPKSRYLGEAAKTQEISNLKNTVSSLKRLAGRQFNDPDIQIEQQYVTAPLADCNGQVGAEVNYLGKKEKFTATQLVAMYLSKIKQTAGAELKLPVQDVCLSVPPWFTDVQRRALIDAAEIAGLRVLRLINDGTAAALGWGITKLDLPAPEEAPRRVCFVDIGHSSYTVSIVEFKKGELAVKATTWDKDFGGRDFDRALVDHLAKEFKGKYKVDIMTHGRALARTIAAAEKTKKILSANQQAPVNIESLMNDIDASAMITRQEFEAMIEPLLARTHLPLEEALAQAKLTKDDIDVIEVVGGGSRVPALKERIQEFFGKPLSFTLNADEALARGSAFSCAILSPVFRVRDFSVQDIISYPIEFAWEKAPDIPDEDTSLTVFNKGNVMPSTKILTFYRKQPFDLEARYAQPELLPGKTNPWIGRFSVKNVKADGKDDFMICKLKARVNIHGVLNVETGYYVEEEEVEEEVNEDPDAMETDKDAPKKTRKVKKQVRKGDLPISTGSASLDDSTKASLLEKEAAMVMEDKLVADTEEKKNELEAYIYDLRAKLDEQYSEFASEEEKQTIKAKLEATEDWLYEEGDDTTKGVYVAKIDEIRAMAGPIVQRHFEKVEAERQAALEKAEAERAAKKAEEDARKAAEAEKANTDQEMKDADAPQQETEGSADPQ